One genomic window of Terriglobales bacterium includes the following:
- a CDS encoding tetratricopeptide repeat protein — protein sequence MKRFFAPVVFSLLVSLVGTAQQVSISDARTPAELRIAAAERVIAAKPGSYEAYNDLALGWARRARETSDTAFYAKAGEAVRKSLELMPGNFEAQKLEVWLLLGGHEFAQALEKAKALNQQVPDDLQVYGFLTDANTELGNYQDAIDAAQWMLNLRPGNVPGLTRAAYLRELSGDVEGALELMEMALQSTPPNESEDLAWTRTQMGHLELMRGNPAGAEAHLMEALGLFPGYHYALANLGRVRAAQGRRGEAVDLLRRRYEAAPHAENLYDLAEALERAGRQSEARRAFAEFEAKALKESEKWDNANRELVFYYADHARKAAEALKIAAWESSRRHDVHTLDAYAWALYRNGRYAEASKQMRKALEVGVRELRLFQHAASIARAAGHRAEALEYLRQAQELDPAQGAMRASSGR from the coding sequence ATGAAACGGTTCTTCGCTCCTGTGGTGTTCAGCCTGCTGGTTTCGCTCGTGGGGACTGCACAGCAGGTTTCCATCTCCGATGCACGCACGCCCGCGGAACTGCGCATTGCAGCGGCAGAACGCGTCATCGCCGCCAAACCGGGCAGCTATGAAGCCTACAACGACCTTGCCCTGGGGTGGGCGCGGCGGGCGCGCGAGACTTCCGACACCGCGTTCTATGCCAAAGCCGGGGAGGCGGTACGTAAATCGCTCGAGCTGATGCCGGGCAACTTCGAAGCGCAGAAGCTCGAGGTCTGGTTGCTGCTGGGGGGACACGAGTTCGCGCAGGCGCTGGAGAAGGCCAAAGCACTGAACCAGCAGGTGCCCGACGACCTCCAGGTGTACGGCTTTCTGACCGATGCCAACACCGAACTGGGTAACTACCAGGACGCGATCGACGCGGCGCAGTGGATGCTGAACCTGCGGCCGGGCAACGTGCCCGGACTGACGCGCGCCGCTTACCTGCGCGAACTGAGCGGCGACGTGGAAGGCGCGCTGGAACTGATGGAGATGGCGCTACAGAGCACGCCTCCGAACGAGAGCGAAGACCTGGCGTGGACCCGCACGCAGATGGGCCATCTCGAACTGATGCGAGGGAACCCAGCGGGTGCGGAAGCGCATCTCATGGAGGCTCTGGGGCTGTTTCCCGGCTATCACTACGCGCTGGCGAATCTAGGCCGTGTGCGCGCGGCACAGGGCAGGCGGGGCGAGGCCGTCGATCTGCTGCGCCGCAGGTACGAAGCTGCGCCGCACGCGGAGAACCTGTACGACCTGGCCGAGGCGCTGGAACGAGCCGGCCGCCAGTCCGAAGCGCGCCGGGCGTTCGCGGAATTCGAAGCCAAGGCGCTAAAGGAGAGTGAGAAGTGGGACAACGCCAACCGCGAACTCGTCTTCTATTATGCCGACCACGCTCGGAAGGCTGCGGAGGCGCTCAAGATCGCCGCATGGGAATCTTCGCGCCGGCATGACGTTCATACGCTCGATGCCTACGCCTGGGCGCTCTACCGGAACGGCCGTTATGCGGAGGCGAGCAAGCAGATGCGGAAGGCGCTGGAGGTGGGAGTCCGCGAACTGCGCCTCTTCCAGCATGCCGCGAGCATTGCGCGGGCAGCCGGGCATCGTGCTGAGGCACTGGAGTATCTGCGGCAGGCGCAGGAACTCGATCCGGCGCAGGGCGCGATGCGAGCTAGCTCGGGCCGCTAA
- a CDS encoding LemA family protein: MTLLVVFGMSVVVLLVMVAAVYNRLVKFSVRTDSAWADIDVQLKRRHDLIPNLVSVVKGYATHESTTFENVTRLRTQAMEAQGPAQRSVAEGQLTAALRGLFAVAEGYPQLRASDNFLSLQHSLSEVEDALQNARRYYNAVVRDLNTAVQSFPTNLVAGLFQFQTRAFFEVATTAERQPADVRF; encoded by the coding sequence ATGACGTTGCTGGTGGTCTTCGGAATGTCGGTGGTGGTGCTGCTGGTGATGGTGGCTGCCGTCTACAACCGGTTGGTCAAGTTCAGCGTGCGCACCGATTCCGCCTGGGCCGATATCGACGTGCAGCTCAAGCGCCGCCACGACCTGATTCCCAACCTGGTTTCCGTGGTCAAGGGTTACGCCACCCACGAGTCCACGACGTTCGAAAACGTCACCCGCCTGCGCACGCAAGCCATGGAAGCGCAGGGGCCGGCGCAGCGCTCGGTCGCGGAGGGCCAGCTCACGGCCGCCCTGCGTGGCCTGTTCGCCGTGGCCGAAGGCTATCCGCAACTGCGCGCCTCGGACAACTTCCTGTCGCTGCAGCATTCGCTCAGCGAAGTCGAGGACGCCCTGCAGAACGCGCGCCGCTATTACAACGCCGTGGTCCGGGACCTGAACACCGCCGTCCAGAGCTTCCCCACGAATCTGGTGGCCGGACTGTTCCAGTTCCAGACGCGCGCCTTCTTCGAGGTAGCCACCACGGCCGAGCGCCAGCCCGCCGACGTCAGGTTTTAG
- a CDS encoding mechanosensitive ion channel family protein, with translation MPSSFSYRELLPALISAGGLLLALWLLLWLAGRGVRRWALAMGREGAANLAEIRQWEKQLNKVLRRTIGAVAGVATLMILLRGSGLHGLKRLDWGDVEGWALGPGLRILMIVVGAYALNRVVRLSMGHLPGLMVPAEGPRTAIVEREKRAHTVSRLLGKLVTVLVMSLAGLMVLRELGVDIVPILTGAGIAGLAVGFGAQHLVRDIISGFFIILENQIRVGDIVNINGKGGLVEAIRLRTTVIRGFDGTVHIFPNGAITEVSNLTKDYSYYVIDMGVAYKENVDRVMQVLREVGDQMQKDPAFGEKILAPLDVVGVDEFADSAVVIKMRIKTLPLEQWNVGRELRRRIKNTFDQQGIEIPYPHVSVYFGEASRPFSVDMAERMRDFEAQEHPASKRAD, from the coding sequence ATGCCTTCGAGCTTCTCCTACCGCGAGCTGCTGCCCGCGCTGATTTCAGCCGGCGGCTTGCTGCTGGCGCTTTGGCTGCTGCTGTGGCTGGCAGGGCGTGGTGTGCGTCGCTGGGCGCTGGCCATGGGCAGGGAAGGCGCGGCCAATCTGGCAGAGATCCGGCAGTGGGAAAAGCAACTGAACAAGGTGCTGCGGCGGACGATCGGGGCGGTGGCCGGGGTAGCCACCCTCATGATCCTGTTGCGCGGTTCTGGCCTGCATGGATTGAAGCGCCTGGACTGGGGTGACGTTGAGGGTTGGGCGCTGGGGCCGGGGCTGCGTATCCTCATGATCGTGGTGGGGGCCTACGCGTTGAACCGCGTGGTGCGCCTTTCGATGGGCCACCTGCCCGGACTCATGGTGCCCGCCGAGGGTCCGCGAACGGCGATTGTGGAGCGCGAGAAGCGCGCCCATACGGTGAGCCGCCTGCTGGGCAAGCTGGTCACGGTGCTGGTGATGAGCCTGGCCGGACTCATGGTGCTGCGCGAATTGGGGGTGGATATTGTGCCCATCCTCACGGGCGCGGGCATCGCCGGCCTGGCAGTAGGCTTTGGGGCGCAGCACTTGGTGCGCGACATCATCTCCGGCTTCTTCATCATCCTGGAGAACCAGATCCGGGTCGGCGACATCGTGAACATCAACGGCAAGGGCGGGCTGGTAGAAGCCATCCGCCTGCGCACCACAGTAATCCGTGGCTTCGACGGCACGGTGCACATCTTCCCCAACGGCGCCATCACCGAGGTCTCCAACCTCACCAAGGACTACTCGTATTACGTGATCGACATGGGCGTGGCTTACAAGGAGAACGTCGACCGGGTGATGCAGGTGTTGCGCGAGGTCGGCGACCAGATGCAGAAAGACCCGGCGTTCGGGGAGAAGATCCTTGCCCCGCTCGATGTGGTGGGCGTGGATGAGTTCGCTGACTCCGCCGTGGTGATCAAGATGCGCATCAAGACCCTGCCGCTGGAGCAGTGGAACGTAGGCCGAGAGTTGCGCCGCCGCATCAAGAACACGTTCGACCAGCAGGGCATCGAGATCCCCTACCCGCACGTGTCGGTGTATTTCGGCGAGGCCAGCCGTCCCTTTTCTGTGGACATGGCCGAGAGGATGCGCGACTTCGAGGCACAAGAGCATCCCGCCAGCAAGCGCGCCGACTGA
- a CDS encoding ATP-binding protein — MTQPMPKCSFEASKLIVRLNMTLPADAHAINGVTEGVMAMAREMECAKGKEFEVETALREALANAIVHGARGDVTKLIQCCVACDEARGMLIVVRDPGEGFDPASVPSPIVGQNVYSSHGRGIYLINQLMDTVEFVGNGTEIRMIKR; from the coding sequence ATGACCCAGCCCATGCCCAAATGCTCGTTCGAGGCCAGCAAGCTGATTGTGCGGCTGAATATGACCCTGCCCGCGGACGCGCACGCCATCAACGGCGTGACCGAAGGGGTGATGGCCATGGCGCGCGAGATGGAATGCGCCAAGGGCAAAGAATTCGAAGTGGAGACCGCCCTGCGTGAAGCGCTGGCCAACGCCATCGTGCATGGCGCGCGGGGCGATGTGACCAAGCTCATCCAATGCTGCGTGGCCTGCGACGAGGCCCGCGGCATGCTGATCGTCGTGCGGGATCCGGGCGAGGGCTTCGACCCGGCGTCGGTTCCCAGTCCCATCGTGGGCCAGAATGTGTACTCCAGCCACGGCCGCGGCATCTACCTCATCAACCAGCTGATGGATACGGTGGAGTTCGTCGGCAACGGAACCGAGATCCGCATGATCAAGCGGTAG